Proteins from a genomic interval of Salmo salar chromosome ssa14, Ssal_v3.1, whole genome shotgun sequence:
- the vps45 gene encoding vacuolar protein sorting-associated protein 45, which produces MRNLTTHLLPQQIITKEYELFDFRKTEVPPLLLILDRSDDAITPLLNQWTYQAMVHELLGLNNNRIDLSRVPGISKELKEVVLSAENDEFYANNLYLNFGEIGTNIKNLMEDFQKKKPKEQQKLESISDMKAFVDNYPQFKKMSGTVSKHVTVVGELSRLVSERHLMEVSELEQELACQNDHSSASQNVRRLLQNPRVSEMDAVRLVMLYALRYERHSSSILPGLMEELNRKGVSERHCRMVTSMVEYGGKRVRGSDLVNPQDAVAITKQFFKGLKGVENVYTQHAPLLQETLDQLIKGRLKDSQFPYLGPSSLRDRPQDIIVFIIGGATYEEALAIYNLNRTVPGVRIVLGGTTIHNTKSFLEEVTLTKGAGQAERVQRAGGHPNRR; this is translated from the exons atgcgcaatCTCACTACCCATCTCCTCCCTCAGCAAATCATCACCAAGGAGTATGAGCTGTTTGACTTCAGGAAGACAGAGGTGCCTCCTCTCCTGCTCATCTTGGACCGCAGCGATGACGCCATCACCCCACTACTCAACCAG TGGACATACCAGGCCATGGTGCACGAGCTGCTTGGCCTCAACAACAACCGCATTGACCTATCCAGAGTCCCAGGGATCAGCAAGGAACTGAAGGAGGTGGTGCTGTCTGCAGAGAACGATGAGTTCTATGCCAAT AATCTGTACCTGAACTTTGGAGAGATTGGCACAAACATCAAGAACCTGATGGAGGACTTTCAGAAGAAGAAGCCCAAGGAGCAACAGAAGCTGGAGTCCATCTCTGATATGAAG GCGTTTGTAGACAACTACCCCCAGTTCAAAAAGATGTCGGGCACAGTGTCGAAGCACGTGACTGTGGTGGGCGAGCTGTCTCGCCTGGTGAGCGAGAGGCACCTGATGGAGGTGTCAGAGCTGGAGCAGGAGCTGGCCTGCCAGAATGACCACTCAAGCGCATCACAG AACGTGCGTCGGCTGCTGCAGAACCCGCGGGTGAGCGAGATGGACGCGGTACGCCTGGTGATGCTGTACGCACTGCGCTACgagagacacagcagcagcaTCCTGCCGGGCCTCATGGAGGAGCTCAACAGGAAGGGCGTGTCAGAGAGGCATTGCAGG ATGGTAACGTCCATGGTGGAGTATGGAGGGAAGAGGGTGAGAGGAAGTGACCTTGTCAACCCCCAAGATGCAGTCGCCATCACCAAACAGTTCTTCAAGGGGCTGAAG GGAGTTGAGAATGTGTACACGCAGCATGCACCGTTACTGCAGGAGACCTTGGACCAGCTGATTAAGGGGAGGCTGAAGGACAGTCAGTTCCCCTACTTAGGACCCAGCTCCCTTAGAGACAG GCCACAGGATATCATAGTCTTCATCATCGGAGGGGCCACCTATGAGGAGGCACTGGCGATCTATAACCTGAACCGCACCGTGCCTGGGGTTCGGATCGTACTGGGCGGTACCACCATCCACAACACCAAGAG